Genomic segment of Saccharomycodes ludwigii strain NBRC 1722 chromosome VI, whole genome shotgun sequence:
TTCTCGAtatgaaaatgatataaatttaacattgtgaaaattttcattttatctGTTAATTGAATGGAAATATTGCTAAAATTTGCACCGTAATACCACTCAGCATATCTAAGATTAGTTTCCAAATAAGGAACCATTTCTGCCAaactttcaaaatatttttgttgcaGGGAAGAAGAGGCGCTATCGTTGTCAAAGGGTTTAGACAAAACACTGTAGGAAATAGAATAATATGTGAATAATAAGATAAATGATACCTCCACCAAACTATAGATATACTGCTTGGAAATTTCTGTTTTCCCAGCTTTTCTTATGCAATCCGGATGTCTCTTGATGTTTGGGGTATCTGGTAAAGTTGCATCATCTTTAATGTCTTTATGGTCCAAAGTTGTTAGGAATGCTTTGATATTACCGTATGAATGGAATAAGCCCTCAGGGAATATTTTatagtaaataaaatttgtatCAAATCTGGCACATGTGTATAAACATGTATCAATATCAATAGGGACAAATAGTTCAGTGACTGGGACAGTAATCAAATTGTCCAAAGTATTTGTATCTAACGTCTTATAGAACGTATGTTCCCTTAGGGAGTTCATTGCTTTGTTCTTAACTTTCTGGAGCTTATTAGATACAGAAAACAACTTGGTTACAGTAAATATCCCACCAAAATAACTTGTGTTATCAGAATAGGGGGTTTTATGGGCTACGTTATTCACAAAGATGGAAAATTCTCCATTGTCCTTGTCAAATAGATCTGGATCGATACTTTCTGTTTTCACCTTTTTGTTTGTCTTATCTATATAGTCTGCATAATCGttgttttttgaaaaaaaggatgAACTCggtcttttattattatctgaatttatttttttttgtagatTCTCTAGTTCCCTTAATCTATTTCTAACAAATTGCAATTCTTCGTTTAGACTATCCTGTTGCAGATAAGACACCTCGCATGTATCAAAAATGGCAGGATTAATAGCAAAATCTGggtgattattattattctgcTGATTATACTTACTATAAACAGTGTTATAAGTGATATTAGAAAACGAACCTGTAGCAGCTCCAGTAGGGGTGGTGGCAGTAGTAGTAGAATTGTTGTAATTAACATTGGAGGACACGCCAGCAATATTTGAACTCAAAGAAGCGGCCATTCTTTCGTAATAAGCTTGAGTGGCAGGATTGATTGGGGTTGTATTTGTACCTAGTAGGTTGTTGGCAGCGGAAACATTTAGAAGGTCATTTTGTCTAAAGggttgattttttttagaatttgGATGTGTACCTGCTGGTGCTGGTAGAACGGATCCATCATCCTTTAAGATAAACGCACCTGGGGTTTCTGGGTAAAAACAATCGGTCTTTCCATATTTCACACAGTTCCCACACATAGGCCTGGCTCTATCACAcccaatttttctttttctgcATTGAGCACACGCTGGagttctctttttcttagGAATATCAGGAGAATACTTCTTTAccattttcatcttttctttctttctttctttttttttttttttttttctttctctgtttaatttatttacgctatttgtttttgctTTTGATATGATTTACGTTAATACCCACTCactttataattttttagcGAGAAGCGTTTATTAGCTTatcctttaattttttttttttttttttttttctggcGTTCGCTATGTGTCAAAGgccttttttccttttttcctttatgACTAGAATGTTTGACCTTagttataataacaacaatgataCAATTGATAATGGTGAtggtattgttgttgtaaagtttgttgtttatttcaaaaggaaatgttaaaaaatatatcttaataaataaaataaaaaaaaaaaattttttttttaaattatttttttttctaaattttgTTGGACATAATTTTTAAGTTTGGAAAAGTGGCTGTGGTGTGTGGGTGTAATTGGTTTCCATAAGCAGTAATTCGAATAACAAGTTGCACACAGAAAACACGTACAAGAAATTCCttatactatttttattttttacttttctgttttttaagtattataaataaaattaacaaagGAAAATATGAGTTAATTGCTTATTAATCTCTgatacaataaataaaaaaaaaaaaatatgtttttttttgttcattaTATGCTTGAACGGAAATATAACTAGGCTTACTCCAGTAAACATACACACATATCATAATTCATCTTGAACAACAGCAGTAGTAGCTGTTTCCTTGTTTTCACTAGTTTCCTTGTTTTCACTGGTTTCCTTGTTTTCACTAgtttcctttttcaattcGCCAGATTTACTAATCCAAATCTTTGTTTTTGGCTTGTCACTTCTATCTCTTGGAACATTTTCAATATAAGAAACAACATCCATACCATCAATAACTTGTCCAAAAACAACGTGTTTACCATTCAACCATGGTGTGCTAACGGTAGTCAAGAAAAATTGAGACCCGTTGGTATCTCTACCTCTGTTAGCCATACTTAATCTGCCTGGTCTATCATGcttaataatgaaattcTCATCAGCAAAAGTTGGCCCATAAATAGATTTACCACCAATACCAGAATGGTGAGTGAAATCGCCACCTTGGATCATGAATTGGGGAATAACTCTATGGAAGGTACTGTTTATGTAACCTAAGGTTGGATCTTCTGAAATTGCCAATTGAAGGAAATTCTCAGCTGTTTTTGAAGTTGTATTACCAAACAAACCAATGGTTATTCTACCAATGTGTTTATCCTCACCTTCAGTGAtgtcaaaaaaaactgtGTTTGTAATCTCTGGATCTTCGGATAATTTAGGAGCTGCATTGATAAATCTACCAAAAAGAACCAATGCTACGGTtagtaacaaaataataggGTTGATAGGAATAATCATATTGGGATTtctgttgttattatttttctttatttttgagTTGATGGTTTCAAGTTTATTAGTCCGATTTGAAAACAAAGacttatttaaataaaattaaacctttttttttcttttttaaccttaataaaaaaaaaacagtaatgataataacaacaagaagaaagtgaaaaagaaagaaaaaaaaaaaaaaaaaaaaaaaattatatatatatatatatataatatatatgcGTCAGGGTAAGCATCTAACCGCGCCTTTAGTCATTAActgaaaaataacaaactgtttcaaatacaaaaattgccactcaaattaaaaaaaaaaaaaaaaaaaaaaagtctgCTATAAAACAAGAACACAAAGTACCATTTTGCCTTTCTAATTCTTTCACGATAATCATTTAAAAGCTGTTTATCCATATTATACTCGAAATAACGACAATATTCATCAATGAACAATTCCATGGAAACCTCTTTGTTATATGTACACAGGTTGACTTTTTATACTACTTAGAAGCAACTTATCTGTAACTTCTTGAGTTAATAGGTCTTTCGTACTAGTTCCAATGCCACCTGCACTCCCTCCTACACTATTATTACCCATATTATTAACGGAATTAGCTGTAGGGGCTCCAAGCAAGGTATTAGGACCAGTGCTAGGGGCAACACTGGAGATGCTGCCGCTGTTGACGCTGCCGGTGCTTGTAGTGTTTATACCAGAACGTAATTGTAGTTGCTGGCTgctgttgttattactCAATTGGTTTTGtactttaataaatttaaaacctTGTGCTGGTGTGAACCCATTTCTTAGGATACTCAATTTATTCAATGCGTTACTTAAATGATAATTTGTACTTAATAGCCtactatttaaaattttcccCAACTGAGGTGCCATGTATACATTTGcaccaataatataataatcttgTAAAACAGTGAATTCAAAACTCGTTTTAGTGCGTAGAGTAGAGGATGAATTggtaattttttcctttgatTGTTTACGAATAACCCAAAAATCAGGCTCTCTAACAAACCATAAAACATATTCAATTCcgttatttaattttctaaaCTCTCTTTCTATAAAACTGTGAGATGGGTATGTTTGTAAAATGAATTGTCTGTTTAAAGGGTATTCTTCTAATGGTAAAGCGTCTACACCATCCTTGTTTCTACTAGAAATTTccatattattttctatattaGCATTTGAAAATTGCTGTTGCATTTTGATTAACTGATTATTAGATGTCTTGATAAAAAATGGGGATTCGGCAAAATAATCTAATACGTTATCTGTTCTTAACCCAAAGGTTTGGATCCATTCTGGTGATTTCCATTGTAATTCGTCTAAGCAAACGTGTTGTTGTTCTGTGGACATTGTGTGTTATGCTTTTTGATCTTTATCCAGTAAACAAAATTctccttttatttattgtggCATGAAAAGCTTAttagattaaaaaaaacaatgcTTTGGGggacaaaaaaatgcatatatatttatattatataaataaaatattgctCTAGTTGGAAATATAGATGAAATACCGAGAACAACTTTGTCCTTTTTACGGAtttgaaactttttttttttttttttttttttttttttttttttatttaaatggaaatttcaattatttataagaatataacaaaataaagaaacGTTTGGaagggttttttttatttaacttGAACCATTCCATTGAATtgaatcttttttcttttttttttttttttaaattctcTATATACCATTCTAATACTACAAACTATACCCCCcccaaataaaaaaaaaaacaaaaacaaatatgaGTATGTTTTGTAGACGTGGTTTCCATACTTCACCAATAttcaataaaactttttcatcCGTTAGTACTAAACTAGCATCGTACAAACCCATTCCTAAACCAACAAAGGAAATTGCAGATATTCCCacctttttaaaaaaaataggcCGTGGTTGTCAAGAATTTGAACCCatttatgaaaataaatggGAAAACTTATTTACCTTTAATACAAAAGttttgaaagaaaagggTGTTTCTATCCAACAAAGGAAATATATTGCTTCTCAATTGGAAAGATTTAGAAAGTCCCATACCgttaatgaaattaaattgGGTAagaaatctttttttggtaGTGAAAGACATAGAGCCGAAAATATTGCCAAATGGAGAATTGaacaaagaaataaaaataagtgaattaataataaaaaagtagttttatcttttaccaaaaaaaaaaaaaaaaaaaaaaaaaatcagcAGTTCATATTTCATGTAAATATACagaattatatataaatctaataaaaatagttgTTCAATAATCATTCAATTCTGGGTGTTCTTCTAAAAAAGATTCCAAACTATTTCCCAATTCCAACGCCTCTTTATACATTTCTTCTTCAGATCGAGGTACTCTTGGTGAGTCATAATTTTCAACAATACcgtgtttttttcttccattTCTTCCATCGGCGTTTACATAACACTCTCTCCTAGCATTCCATGCATCTAATTTATCGTAAATCTTATCTCCaatattattcaatttataACGTGGTATAATGTGTGTATGTAAATGTGGTATACTTTGACCCGCTTCAGGGCCATCTTGTATAGCAATGTTTAAAGAATCTGCCTTATAATACCATTTAATAAACCTATGAATTATCTGTAATGTTCTGAAATAATCTGTTGATTCTTTGGGTGATAAGTCgcttatatttaaaatattggtATTCAAAGGCACTATTAACACGTGGCCAGGAACTAAAGGTTTTAAATTTACCAAAGCGTATGTATATTTACTCTTATAAAAAACTTGTTTGGTAACTAAAAGCTTACTGAAATAGATGTTATTCATAGTTGGTGTGGTTAGAGTCATTAGATATAGCTGTTTTGAAGGTATTGGTGTTACTGTATTACCTTGACAATAGTTTAATTGAAAACTTTTACTCATTTTTAGGTAATAATCAGcggaaagaaaaaaatatgttagacaaagttaaataaaagattgaaTACTCTCTTCCAAAAATAAGGCgtgcttttttatttaaaaaaaataaaaaataaaaaaaaataagaaataaaaaatacaaaaataagaaataagaaatgcaaaaataaaaaaaaaaaacccttTTTCAATACCATAATCGACTcttaaacaaatatatgtTTAAAAGCTCCCGATTCAATATCTTACAAATTTTCACTTGGATATCTTTCTCTTTGATACTTAGCAAGTATCCAAAGaactatatatatgtaaagaATACTTAGCTGCTATTCAAATGCgattgaaaaaaacaaaaaaaaaaaaaaaaaaaaaaaaaaaaaaaaaaaagacaatttaaaactttttaaaaaaaacatcgGATCAgaccaaataataaaattgtctGCCTGTAAAAATGAATGACAGATACATTTACACTAATATGTTATATACATATGGCCTCCTTGATCCTCTAAAACATTTAACAAATCTTCCACATCATCGCTATTCATGTCCCAGCCCAATTTGCAAGATAcatataaatttttcaaacaaGGTATTCTATTCTCCATAATAGCGACTGTTAAATCATCTGGGTGTATTTTAAAAGCCTGTCCCAACGATCCGCTGCACTGTAAGTAGATTGTTTCTAAACATGGAATAATAGTATCTTCATCTTGAAAAAGCCACTTGGAACAATAATCAACCACTATTTGTACTGTTTTCAATCTTGAACCAGTGTATTTAAACATAAAGTCGAGCGAATTTGCCTGTAATGAGGGCATTggatattgaaaaattaacgTTTCCAAATTATCCCCTATTTGcgataatattttatatatagatagTTCATTCAATAAGGGGCAATAAGCTAGTTCCAATTTTTGTAAACTTCTCGGGAAATCACAATTCATTATAAAATCATTGGTTACACTGCCacttaattttaaatattttacatTTCTAGGCCATATGTTGCCGTTGTTCTGAgacaacaaaattaaatcacAGTTTATACTACATCTGGGGAAAAacaattcttttaaatgttCAAACCCAATAATTGCTTGAAATAGTTTATCTAAATCAACAGTTTCCGAAACTAAACTGAGGTCTAACCTTTGTAAATTATGACACGACTTTAAAGATATCAACGGAGCATATCCGAAACTAGTTTGTGGTGCTATAAACTCTgttaaacttttattacATCGTCTTAATAGTTTTGAAACAAAGGAGTTTCTGCCAGATTGAACAATCGTGGATAAATCTAATTTCAAAACCAACTCGTTTAATTTAATGGATTTATCTCCTAATGCAGGTGTTTTCTTATTAATGTCCATGGTAAccataaatttattgaaatttttcGAATTTAAGTACGGAGAACTATACAAAATTGGTAAATACATAATATACCACTCTTTACAGACATAAAGGAATTTAGGATCTAACCCTTTTTCAGAATCCGAAGAATCTTCATTATTTGGTGAATGTTTTGTTGTAGCatatagtattattttataatatagtTCATTGGGAAGAAAAGAGCGTTGAAAATGGATGTTTCTTATGCCatgattattttccttggtattttcttttgcttGTTTTTGGTCGATGGTTAAAGTATTTGTattcagttttttttttttttcattttgttcTTATAGCTTTTCCCCTTATAACTCGAAGAAGGTCTATCTTCTGTTCCATCTATATAAGTTTCTTCTTGATCACTGTGATAGTATTTATTTCCTTCATCTTCATATTCATCATCAGAGGTTTGAAATTTTCCATAAGCCGTAGTAACATAACCAATACCTCCTACGTACTTTCTATACGGAGCCTTGGCTTTCTTTGGTCTACTTTTGTTAGCCATCTTCTAgtgtattattaaataaaaaaggaaagaaagaaaaaaaaggaaaagaaaagaaaagaaaagaaaaagtaaagGTGGTTTGATTTGTCAGTTTCTTTGTTATATGATTGGTACATAATGTGTTGATAAAATTTCATTAATGACTATACAAACcgataatcaaaaaaaaaaaaaaaaaaaaaaaaaaaaaagaatttgattttttttgtataaaaaaaaagggaataaattaataatgataatacaacctttgtaaaaaaaatcgcACTAAACCATACACCACATTGTTTTAAAgcgaaataaataaataaatgaataaatcAATATGATAACTTTATCTATcaattgttaataataaaaaaagaactaatgaattaaaatattaaaacatatatattattattttgctaATGACTacgataatattaatacgGGATTTTTTGTTCCATTCATTTCACAGCTTTCCGAAAACCAAGCTTTTGTCTTCtctcttaaaaaaaaaaaaaaaaaaaaaaaaaaaaacattccTAAATTCTTATAATtacaatattaaaatcaaaatataagATTATTTGAAACTTTTCCCTTCAATActttaaaacaaatcttCGGTATTCTCCAAAATAGAACCCACATTGAAAATactgaaaatattaaaatataataatttatcttGAAATATAACTTGAAAAATCTATAAAGTGGTAAAcctaaaaatgtttttttggGCTCCAATAACGCAGTTTCATTGCTAACATTCGTAGTAGTTATTGGAGGCAGGTGTGGTCCATTTATTCTTGTAAACACAGGATTTTCTGGTAAAATAAGATCACTCTTTTTATAATCGGTTTTTTCTAAACTTGCATTTTTACCTTTAGTATTTGCATATTTAGTTGggaaaaaaactttgttgTAACTATCAGCCTTATATTTCCTAACATTCTGAcctaaattttttttttccttgttttttgtttcaacattataataaatgatGGGGAACATAAGTTCACTGTACCGCttcatataaataaacatagTACTTAGAATAAAGATCCTATTAAAAACTAAGCTGCCGAAAAAAGTGTGCTGGAAAATATACGTTTCGGAAgctaacaacaataaaagaataaaaggTATTGAATTGAAAATGAGGAAATTAGATAATTTAATGACTTTCATATGATTGCTTACAATTTCTAAGATATGAGCATTTAGAGTATaatctaaaaatttatacGTGAtcaaaattgtaaaaaCCTCATTCAGTAacatttcaaaattttgcAAATTGGAGGAAATTAAATAGTAATAGGTCAATCTTATGATCGGTAAAAGGCACACGCTTATATAAAACGGGTTATAGTTGAAAAAGGTAAAAGTTTTCTCTAAAATAACATTGCAATACAGCAGAATCTTCATGAAAATATTGCTgcttgttgtttttttggaCTTGATGTTTGAagtttttttagtattattcTTTGCAGTGGTTTCGCGTTTTGTAGAGGTAGTTTCCAATACATTATGAATTAAAGATATCgatttatctatttttttggtcatTTCACTATTTCTATTCaaagaatttttaattatgtCGTCAATGtatttttcatcattaGAAAAATCTCCTAGAAGCTGTGTGCGTGCATCAATAGCATCTCTCCCTACTTGAAGTTTTTCATTTCCTTCAATAGTCTTtatgaattttttgtttaaatttatgTTATTCCTCCCCTGTTTATCgttttcattttccttGTTACTAATAAAGGGTGTGAATATACTTGTGGGTGGTGTAAGGTTGTTATTAACTTTACATCCCCTAGACTCTCCATTAACCTGATagttattttcattttcatcgtTATTCTTCTCCAGATGAGTAAAATATAGACTTCCTAGTGAGATATTTGATGAAGCAGTACTTACACTAGGAAGGAATGATTCTTGGGCTATAGGTGGGGAAAATGggtttttattgttattttgtttagaATAATTTAACTTagcattattgttatcgTTGTCTGGAAGGTTACTATTAGTTTTGCTAGTGATTTTATGATTATtggatttaaaataaaaactagGAGATAAAGAATCAAAATTCAAATCGAAAAAGTCATCAGATTtataatcatcatcatcattgttatttttctggtccctttttttatttttaaaaaatgcaGAGCTATGCTCACTCTTTTGTTGTTCATTATTTGTAGGCATGTTATTTCTGTACAGATCTAAAAGATCATCCAAAGATGTATTGCTTTTAGCTTCATACATCACTTAATCaggaggaaaaaaaaaaaaaaaaaaaaaaaaggcaagTAACTAAATACCTTTAgtagtaatttttttttcttttttattgatctgtgattataaaataaataaagtttttggACTTTCCTTTTCAGTGTATAAGATAAAAGTAATATAGATAATGACAGTTTTTGTggataacaaaaacaaaataatgagAGTTATGATAGTcttaattattaaaaatgttttccTTTGATATATCAAATCAATTACGCCGCAAACACGAAatattttcccttttcGGAGATAAAAAAACGATAGCCGCcaagtttattattattatggcTAAAGTTTTCGTGTGTGTTGTGGAATGTAAAATTAACGCCGttaactttttaatttgactgagagagaaaaaagaagaactTATTGGTAACCCGGActtaattataatttatttgttttttttctttctttttctctctctgTTTTGAACAAGCTGTCTAGTACTGAATTtgtttggaaaaaaaatatataaatcataATTTATACaacttttgttattattattaaaccaATTTGTTCTCATATACCTTATCGGACTATTAACATACATCTTAGATCATATTACTCATACAATTAGATCAAAGGgagaataaaaaggaaaaaaatgaccCATACTGCCATTGCAGATACTGAGAAAAATGAGAACACTGATGACAGTATCAAACAGTTTTATCATCAGGGGAAATCCATGccatatttttcaataactgAATGGCAAAAATTTCAATGTTTAAAAACCTCATGGgttaaaaactttattatattgttgttttcaaGTTTTTTAGCTATAGCAAATTACCAAAGATTATTACCGTTAATCTACCTAATTCAATCTTCAAACAGCAGCACCGCTCACTTTGCTGGCAAGGACCAAATTTTAAGACCAGAGGAAAAAATACTTCACCAAATAGGATTAATCAAGGAAGGTGTCTTCcatttgaattttattCCACCTCTAGGCTTTAccattttttcaatattggGCAGAGTAGATCCAAGCGAGTTATCTAGCTTGGCAACATTGGTCAGGTTGAGATGgataaatttgattttttcttcGGCAACCGTATTTGTAATCTCTTTAACTTTGATGCTTGTTCATAATGTTAATGcgattattactattggtCTAATTACTTTGTTGACCAAAACTCCAATTTTCATCCAAGAATCCTGCAATATATCTTTAGAAATGTTAGAAATCTTAAGCATTTCACTTgttcttttcaattttggCTGTTATAGGAAATTTGGCAATTCAATGGCTTGGATTTTAACATGCGTTTTTCTTGGCTTCAGCATTtcaatcaaaaatattggttGGATGACATATTTGTTGGTTGGATTTGTATATCTGTATGACTTTTCCGTTTCGTATATGGGTGACATAAAGATTTCCAACAAGTGTTTGTTTGGGTACCATTTGGTTTGTAAGACTGTTACCATCATAGCGATACCGTTATCCATTTTATTGGGcagttattattatttatttaccaCAAGTTTTAATGTCTTGAATGTCCCTGATTTCCAATTAATGACTCCACAATTTCAACAAACATTATTGTTGTCTTCTAATGTTATCAATGAGAGGAAAGCCGTTCCGgattatattaattttttggacACTGTATTGATTAGACATGTCAATTCATTAGGTGGCCATTTACATTCTCATAATTTTACATACAGATCGGGTTCCCATGAGCAACAAGTTACCCTATATGATTTTGAAGACGGAAATAATGAGTGGGTGATTGAGCCAGCATCTGACATCTTAAAGAAAAGGGTATACGCTGATGGAGAAATAGTTTCCGTTCGTAGAAATGACAAAGTTTATTTAAGACATAAAATCACTGGCAAATATTTGTATCTTTCACCAGATCATAAAC
This window contains:
- the PMT7 gene encoding putative dolichyl-phosphate-mannose--protein mannosyltransferase (similar to Saccharomyces cerevisiae YDR307W | PMT7 | putative protein mannosyltransferase similar to Pmt1p), with amino-acid sequence MTHTAIADTEKNENTDDSIKQFYHQGKSMPYFSITEWQKFQCLKTSWVKNFIILLFSSFLAIANYQRLLPLIYLIQSSNSSTAHFAGKDQILRPEEKILHQIGLIKEGVFHLNFIPPLGFTIFSILGRVDPSELSSLATLVRLRWINLIFSSATVFVISLTLMLVHNVNAIITIGLITLLTKTPIFIQESCNISLEMLEILSISLVLFNFGCYRKFGNSMAWILTCVFLGFSISIKNIGWMTYLLVGFVYLYDFSVSYMGDIKISNKCLFGYHLVCKTVTIIAIPLSILLGSYYYLFTTSFNVLNVPDFQLMTPQFQQTLLLSSNVINERKAVPDYINFLDTVLIRHVNSLGGHLHSHNFTYRSGSHEQQVTLYDFEDGNNEWVIEPASDILKKRVYADGEIVSVRRNDKVYLRHKITGKYLYLSPDHKPPINEREHDFEVSCRDWPANDTDSIANFRFSLDYDKDENDIDPIRSKLKPIRTKFQITANGGKICDVLSHDDRLPSWGFYQQEVLCVSPAVVDRTLFFIDDVVLPYGKGGPGYEMDLYEVPELNWFRFLAEYIYRSFRKDYTFHLIDQDIDVSLKEDSIHKWVIPWKIEDNHNSHNIVSGPIVYDALIALVLGLLVVSPIILFIRFWTWKLPKQQSHENIFLDNIIMKMTIYDFLQYDIIYSIGWALHFMIFNYSKHQVLSIKEYLPAFILLIHQAGILFQYVKNSKVLLGIIVSIGLVTYLLPLVLK